One Devosia lacusdianchii genomic window carries:
- a CDS encoding GlsB/YeaQ/YmgE family stress response membrane protein encodes MSIIWAIIIGFFAGLIAKWITPGDKKPSGFILTTVLGIIGSVLATWLGQAVGWYGPGDGANFIGAIVGAVIILLAWGQIARRA; translated from the coding sequence ATGAGTATCATCTGGGCCATCATTATCGGCTTCTTCGCCGGCCTCATCGCCAAGTGGATCACCCCGGGCGACAAGAAGCCGAGCGGCTTCATCCTGACGACGGTGCTGGGCATCATCGGCTCGGTGCTCGCCACCTGGCTGGGTCAGGCCGTGGGCTGGTATGGTCCGGGCGACGGGGCCAATTTCATCGGCGCCATCGTCGGCGCGGTGATCATCCTGCTCGCCTGGGGCCAGATCGCAAGGCGCGCTTAG
- a CDS encoding MarR family winged helix-turn-helix transcriptional regulator — MAGKARSEADAVEPYDALACTHTSLRRAARQLTQLYDEALSPVGLTSAQALLMAQLHELGGAPGEVGPSLQTLSKRLAIQISALTHALRPLMRDGLITVAPDSADRRIKRAALTEEGLRQTRRMYALWGKANRRIEMALGEGAAEQLRLLANRVASPDFRKTIEGTATE, encoded by the coding sequence ATGGCCGGAAAAGCGCGTTCGGAAGCAGACGCAGTGGAGCCCTACGATGCGCTCGCCTGCACGCATACCTCGCTGCGCCGGGCAGCACGGCAGTTGACCCAGCTCTATGACGAGGCGTTGTCACCGGTGGGCCTGACTTCGGCGCAGGCGTTGCTCATGGCGCAACTGCATGAGCTGGGCGGTGCGCCGGGCGAGGTAGGGCCGTCCTTGCAGACCCTGTCCAAGCGCCTTGCTATACAGATATCGGCGCTGACCCATGCCTTGCGTCCGCTGATGCGCGACGGGCTGATCACCGTGGCGCCAGATAGTGCCGACCGGCGCATCAAGCGGGCGGCGCTGACGGAAGAGGGGCTGCGGCAGACGCGGCGGATGTATGCCCTGTGGGGCAAGGCCAATCGGCGCATCGAGATGGCTTTGGGGGAAGGGGCCGCAGAGCAATTGCGTCTCCTGGCCAACCGGGTCGCCTCGCCGGATTTTCGCAAGACCATCGAGGGAACGGCCACCGAATAG
- a CDS encoding SDR family NAD(P)-dependent oxidoreductase yields MSTSTALITGASSGIGAVYARRLAARGYDLVLVARRADRLDALATELSQDHAVTVRTLVADLTEEAGLARIEDLLRTGTIDMLVNNAGSGPIASTADLSDADAAATLKLNVTALMRLTRAVLPGMRARSHGAIVNVGSVMAFHAMPMTSLYSATKAFVLTYSRAIQQEVRDAGIKVQAVLPAGTVTEFYDTAGVPITAFDQSVFMTAEQLVDAALVGLDRGEEVTLPSVHDTALWQAYDDARAQLFAGTQNGSPASRYLQT; encoded by the coding sequence ATGTCCACTTCCACTGCGCTGATCACTGGCGCTTCGTCCGGCATCGGCGCTGTCTATGCCCGGCGCCTTGCCGCCCGCGGCTATGATCTGGTGCTGGTGGCCCGCCGCGCCGACCGCCTCGACGCCCTCGCGACCGAGCTGTCACAGGACCACGCCGTCACCGTGCGAACGCTCGTCGCCGACCTGACCGAAGAGGCTGGCCTGGCCAGGATCGAAGACCTGTTGCGCACCGGCACCATCGACATGCTGGTCAACAATGCCGGCTCCGGCCCGATCGCCTCTACCGCCGACCTGTCGGACGCTGACGCCGCGGCCACGCTCAAACTCAATGTCACCGCGCTGATGCGCCTTACGCGCGCCGTCTTGCCCGGCATGCGTGCCCGCAGCCACGGCGCCATCGTCAATGTCGGCTCCGTCATGGCCTTCCACGCCATGCCGATGACATCGCTCTACAGCGCCACAAAGGCTTTCGTGCTGACCTATAGCCGCGCCATCCAGCAGGAAGTGCGCGATGCCGGTATCAAAGTCCAGGCGGTTCTGCCGGCCGGCACAGTGACCGAATTCTACGACACCGCCGGCGTTCCAATCACAGCTTTCGATCAGTCGGTGTTCATGACAGCCGAGCAACTCGTTGATGCGGCGCTGGTCGGGCTCGATCGTGGCGAGGAGGTTACGCTGCCATCCGTGCACGACACCGCACTCTGGCAAGCCTATGACGATGCCCGCGCTCAGCTCTTCGCCGGCACCCAGAACGGCTCTCCTGCCAGCCGATATCTTCAGACCTAA
- a CDS encoding Gfo/Idh/MocA family protein — protein sequence MRLLILGTGGMANQHAKHFAAIEGVTLVGGVDVDPARVDAFNKTHNIERGFGSLDAALAWGEFDAIANVTPDSIHHPTTMAAIKAGKHVFCEKPLATDHAKAMEMTEAAEAAGLINMVNLTYRNVSQLQKAREIVQSGQVGKVKHFEASYLQSWLVSKAWGDWRTESQWLWRLSKKHGSNGVLGDIGVHILDFAAYGAGSDFSNVFCRLETFEKAENNKIGEYDLDANDSFAMTAQLENGALGVIHATRWATGHFNELRLRIYGELGSVEIQHRHDWSKLFTCLGADAETGTWTEVAVDPVPTNYMRFVEAFRSGANLEPSFRHATNIQKVLDMSVVTDRDRTEHKV from the coding sequence ATGCGGCTGCTCATTCTGGGTACCGGTGGCATGGCCAATCAGCATGCCAAACACTTTGCAGCGATTGAGGGCGTCACCCTGGTCGGTGGTGTGGACGTCGATCCGGCGCGGGTCGATGCGTTCAACAAGACGCATAATATCGAGCGCGGCTTTGGCTCGCTCGACGCGGCTTTGGCCTGGGGCGAGTTCGACGCCATCGCCAATGTGACGCCGGATTCGATCCACCATCCGACGACGATGGCAGCGATCAAGGCCGGCAAGCATGTGTTCTGCGAAAAGCCGCTGGCGACCGATCACGCCAAGGCCATGGAAATGACCGAGGCCGCCGAGGCTGCCGGGCTGATCAATATGGTCAACCTGACCTATCGTAATGTGAGCCAGCTGCAGAAAGCGCGCGAGATCGTGCAGTCTGGGCAGGTCGGCAAGGTCAAGCACTTCGAGGCGAGCTATCTGCAGAGCTGGCTGGTTTCCAAGGCCTGGGGCGATTGGCGCACCGAGTCGCAGTGGCTGTGGCGCCTCTCCAAGAAGCATGGCTCCAATGGCGTGCTGGGCGATATCGGCGTGCATATCCTCGATTTCGCAGCCTATGGCGCCGGCAGCGATTTCTCCAATGTGTTCTGCCGCCTCGAGACTTTCGAGAAGGCCGAGAACAACAAAATTGGCGAATACGATCTCGACGCCAATGACAGCTTCGCCATGACGGCGCAGCTGGAGAATGGCGCGCTGGGCGTGATCCATGCGACGCGCTGGGCCACCGGGCATTTCAACGAATTGCGCCTGCGCATCTATGGCGAGCTGGGATCGGTCGAAATCCAGCATCGTCATGACTGGTCCAAGCTCTTCACCTGCCTTGGCGCCGATGCCGAGACGGGCACCTGGACCGAGGTTGCGGTCGATCCGGTGCCGACCAATTACATGCGGTTCGTCGAAGCTTTCCGCAGCGGCGCGAACCTCGAACCCAGCTTCCGCCACGCCACCAACATCCAGAAGGTGCTGGATATGTCTGTCGTGACCGACCGGGACCGGACCGAGCACAAGGTGTAA
- a CDS encoding ThuA domain-containing protein: MPIRTLVWGENVHEQKNKIVADNYPTGMHNQIAKLLSSDSNIVTKTTTLQEPEHGCTVEALANTDVLVWWGHAAHGQVEDEIVERIAKRVWEGMGLIVLHSGHFSKIFKRLMGSPCALHWREAGERERLWVTNPGHPIAKGLPAYFELEMEEMYGEPFSVPEPLETVFVSWFQGGEVFRSGLTYRRGAGNIFYFRPGHETYPTYHDDTVGLVLRNAVNWAYNSNQHPELLDAPNTPVEEALEKIEERGPKLHHGREEGFR; this comes from the coding sequence ATGCCGATCCGTACCCTGGTCTGGGGCGAAAACGTCCACGAGCAGAAGAACAAGATCGTTGCCGACAATTATCCCACCGGCATGCACAACCAGATCGCCAAGCTGCTCTCCTCCGACAGCAATATCGTGACCAAGACCACGACGCTGCAGGAGCCCGAGCATGGCTGCACGGTCGAGGCTTTGGCCAATACCGACGTGCTGGTGTGGTGGGGCCATGCGGCTCACGGCCAGGTGGAAGACGAGATCGTCGAGCGCATTGCCAAGCGGGTGTGGGAAGGCATGGGTCTGATCGTCCTGCATTCGGGCCATTTTTCCAAGATCTTCAAACGCCTGATGGGTTCGCCCTGCGCGCTGCACTGGCGTGAAGCCGGCGAACGCGAGCGCCTGTGGGTCACTAATCCGGGCCACCCGATCGCCAAGGGCCTGCCGGCCTATTTCGAGCTCGAAATGGAAGAAATGTACGGCGAGCCCTTCAGCGTGCCGGAGCCGCTGGAAACGGTGTTCGTCTCCTGGTTCCAGGGCGGCGAAGTGTTCCGCTCGGGTCTCACTTATCGTCGGGGCGCGGGCAATATCTTCTACTTCCGTCCGGGTCACGAGACCTATCCGACCTATCACGACGACACGGTCGGCCTCGTGCTGCGCAATGCGGTCAACTGGGCCTACAATTCCAACCAGCATCCCGAACTGCTCGACGCGCCGAATACGCCGGTCGAGGAGGCGCTGGAAAAGATCGAAGAGCGCGGTCCCAAGCTGCATCACGGCCGTGAGGAAGGCTTCCGGTAG